A genomic window from Silene latifolia isolate original U9 population chromosome 11, ASM4854445v1, whole genome shotgun sequence includes:
- the LOC141613695 gene encoding uncharacterized protein LOC141613695 — protein sequence MRAREDPDYCRFLLALGNGELQTEENEYVQLPSEIVRRSSEGGPDPINEITSVAFPELDVTEFNSDIFTTRAILTQINDDVDAINSVLINKFPGEAVTYKSYDTVLDDKCNIYPAEFVNKLCPGGMSPHELVLKENCPVILLRNILPSFGLCNGTRLLCKRFFPNLVECIITVGHHKGEHVFIPRVKLRPSTSDNYPFQFQRNQFPLKLSFAMTINKSQGQTLSQVAVYFPKPCFSHGQLYVALSRARTSKQFTVVSNKKPNSTADTYVKNMVSFTVLRLANIIV from the coding sequence ATGCGAGCACGAGAAGATCCTGACTACTGTAGATTCTTATTGGCTCTGGGAAATGGAGAATTGCAAACAGAAGAAAATGAATACGTACAACTCCCAAGTGAGATTGTTCGGCGTTCTTCAGAAGGTGGGCCAGATCCTATAAATGAAATAACAAGTGTTGCATTTCCAGAGCTTGATGTCACTGAATTTAATTCAGACATTTTTACGACTCGCGCAATCCTTACACAAATCAATGACGATGTCGATGCAATCAACTCTGTGTTGATAAACAAATTTCCAGGAGAAGCTGTGACGTACAAGAGCTATGACACAGTCCTAGACGACAAGTGTAATATATATCCTGCTGAATTTGTTAACAAACTTTGTCCGGGAGGCATGAGTCCGCACGAGCTTGTCTTAAAGGAGAATTGTCCGGTTATACTGTTACGGAACATACTCCCATCATTTGGCCTCTGTAACGGAACACGACTACTTTGCAAGCGTTTTTTCCCTAACTTAGTTGAATGCATCATAACAGTTGGCCATCATAAAGGGGAGCATGTTTTCATTCCACGGGTAAAGTTGCGGCCATCAACGTCAGATAACTATCCATTTCAATTCCAGAGGAATCAGTTTCCATTGAAGCTTAGCTTTGCAATGACAATAAACAAATCACAAGGTCAGACTCTGAGCCAAGTGGCTGTGTACTTCCCTAAGCCTTGCTTCTCACATGGACAGTTGTACGTAGCTCTATCCCGTGCTAGGACATCCAAGCAATTTACAGTTGTGTCAAACAAGAAGCCCAATTCTACAGCAGATACATACGTAAAAAATATGGTATCCTTCACAGTTCTTCGGCTTGCCAATATCATTGTATAG